A single Halarcobacter anaerophilus DNA region contains:
- a CDS encoding RecB-like helicase: protein MKRFLALKASAGSGKTFALTVRYITLLLLGARPKEILTLTFTNKAANEMSERIYNTLLNLGEDEAYLNEIAKQSNLTKEKILEKKEILVDMYTNATLSIFTIDKFINMILREFCGYIGISDDFEIKEDDSEALSIKFLESLSLEAFDKLVDFQIYEKKKYSSLFDIFQNLLEKNEDIETVNIDASLITLQKQTILDEAYKIKEFILNSPQASDAAKNAVDFNSFEELLAKGKTWLSKDSAAEFRTFKKCSNELLESFFTKVKSELKIYYKIRAGYSISRLFELFKLFKEYKLKYNISKNYLHFSDISNLTYELLSKKIDKEFLYFRLDSKFSHILIDEFQDTSLLQYKILQPLIEEILSAGGFKSFFYVGDTKQSIYRFRGGKRELFDYVLKSNPQVEVEILNTNYRSCENIVNFVNNSFNKLSSYEYYDQMSVHKSGFIEVLEDSALLEEEKYVNIAKKVSSLMQKGVNSNDIAILTYTNDDVLSIYSYLKKMFPSLKISTEMTSKLINQENVKALINMVKFLYFKEDLYKENVNAILGKEPSSSLEILIDIKRGTTQELLYKIANVLNITDENVIKLIELSNKYKNIVEFVYEIDKLEASIENSEQRGLQILTIFKSKGLEFHTVLLIDRIKQKNADRGSLLFEYDNVELKNIYYKISGLENYNEEYKKALEKERALAYEDELNILYVALTRAKKNMVVFKKEHKNSVFNLLDLNVQQIGEVVKSENKTINYEKSEKVIYKPLNLGVQEKPVSKEDDDKEYSLYSRYFGIATHYCLEMMNEFNEKSLNNAINLTKNRFSSFLKNSDFESIKKRVTKLLENGKFQDIVKNATFNKEQSLLYNGELKIIDLLAIKENSYYIFDYKTTKDELDEHQIQVKQYKKAIEEIEECKNVYTYIIYLKDEKAVLKEII from the coding sequence ATGAAACGATTTTTAGCATTAAAAGCAAGTGCAGGAAGCGGAAAAACTTTTGCACTGACTGTTCGATATATTACACTGTTATTACTTGGGGCTAGACCTAAAGAGATACTTACTCTTACTTTTACAAATAAAGCAGCAAATGAGATGAGTGAGAGAATCTATAATACGCTTTTAAATTTGGGAGAAGATGAGGCTTACTTAAATGAAATAGCAAAACAGTCGAATCTTACAAAAGAGAAGATATTAGAAAAAAAAGAAATTCTTGTTGATATGTATACAAATGCAACTCTATCAATATTTACCATTGATAAATTTATAAATATGATATTAAGAGAGTTTTGCGGATATATAGGAATAAGCGATGATTTTGAAATAAAAGAGGATGATTCAGAGGCTTTAAGTATTAAATTTTTAGAATCGCTTAGTTTGGAAGCTTTTGATAAGTTAGTAGATTTTCAAATTTATGAAAAGAAAAAATACAGTTCTTTATTTGATATTTTTCAAAATTTGCTGGAAAAAAATGAAGATATAGAGACTGTAAATATTGATGCTAGTTTAATAACGCTTCAAAAGCAGACTATATTAGATGAAGCTTATAAAATAAAAGAGTTTATTTTAAACTCTCCGCAAGCTTCGGACGCTGCTAAAAATGCAGTTGATTTTAACTCTTTTGAAGAACTATTAGCTAAAGGGAAAACTTGGCTTAGCAAAGATAGTGCAGCAGAGTTTAGAACTTTTAAAAAATGCTCGAATGAACTTTTAGAAAGCTTTTTTACAAAAGTAAAAAGTGAATTAAAAATTTATTATAAAATAAGAGCAGGATATAGTATAAGCAGACTTTTTGAACTCTTTAAGCTTTTTAAAGAGTATAAATTGAAATATAATATTTCAAAAAACTATTTGCATTTTAGCGATATTTCAAATTTGACCTATGAACTTCTTTCAAAAAAAATAGACAAAGAGTTTTTATATTTTAGATTAGACTCAAAATTTTCTCATATTTTAATTGATGAGTTTCAAGATACCTCTTTGTTACAGTATAAAATTTTACAACCTTTAATTGAAGAGATTTTATCGGCAGGTGGGTTTAAAAGTTTCTTTTACGTAGGAGATACAAAACAGTCTATATATAGATTTAGAGGCGGTAAAAGAGAACTTTTTGATTATGTACTAAAATCAAATCCGCAAGTTGAGGTTGAGATTTTAAATACAAATTACAGATCTTGCGAAAATATAGTGAATTTTGTAAATAACTCTTTTAATAAACTCTCTTCTTATGAATATTATGACCAAATGTCCGTACATAAAAGCGGGTTTATAGAAGTGTTGGAAGATAGCGCTTTATTAGAAGAAGAGAAGTACGTAAATATTGCAAAAAAAGTATCTTCTTTAATGCAAAAGGGTGTAAACAGCAATGATATAGCAATCTTAACATATACAAACGATGATGTTTTAAGTATCTATTCATATCTAAAAAAAATGTTTCCTTCCCTTAAAATATCTACGGAAATGACTTCAAAACTTATAAATCAAGAGAATGTAAAAGCTTTAATAAATATGGTGAAATTTTTATATTTTAAAGAGGATTTATATAAAGAGAACGTAAATGCTATATTGGGAAAAGAGCCTTCTAGTTCTCTTGAAATTTTAATTGATATAAAAAGAGGAACGACCCAAGAACTTCTGTATAAAATAGCAAATGTACTTAATATAACAGATGAGAATGTAATAAAATTAATAGAGCTTAGTAACAAATATAAAAATATAGTAGAGTTTGTTTATGAAATTGATAAATTAGAGGCTTCAATCGAAAACTCGGAGCAGAGAGGACTTCAAATTTTGACAATTTTCAAATCAAAAGGTTTGGAGTTTCATACCGTACTTTTAATTGATAGGATAAAACAGAAAAATGCAGACAGAGGCTCTTTGCTTTTTGAGTATGATAATGTAGAACTAAAAAATATATATTATAAAATCTCGGGACTTGAAAACTATAATGAAGAGTATAAAAAAGCTTTAGAAAAAGAGAGAGCTCTGGCATATGAAGACGAGTTAAATATCTTATATGTTGCTTTAACCAGAGCCAAGAAAAATATGGTAGTTTTTAAAAAAGAGCATAAAAATTCTGTTTTTAATCTGCTTGATTTGAATGTCCAGCAAATAGGTGAAGTCGTAAAAAGCGAAAATAAAACCATAAATTATGAAAAGAGTGAAAAGGTTATTTATAAACCTCTAAATTTGGGAGTTCAGGAAAAACCTGTATCAAAAGAGGATGATGATAAAGAGTACTCTTTATATTCAAGATATTTTGGAATAGCAACACACTACTGTTTGGAAATGATGAATGAATTTAATGAAAAATCACTAAATAATGCAATAAATCTTACAAAAAACAGATTTTCAAGTTTTCTTAAAAACAGTGATTTTGAAAGTATTAAAAAAAGAGTTACAAAACTTTTAGAAAACGGTAAGTTTCAAGATATAGTAAAAAATGCAACTTTTAATAAAGAGCAATCTTTATTGTATAACGGAGAATTAAAGATTATAGATTTATTGGCAATCAAAGAGAACAGCTACTATATTTTTGATTATAAAACCACAAAAGATGAATTAGATGAACATCAAATTCAAGTAAAACAGTATAAAAAGGCTATAGAAGAGATTGAAGAGTGTAAGAACGTATATACTTATATAATCTATTTAAAAGATGAAAAAGCTGTTTTAAAAGAGATTATATAA
- a CDS encoding thiamine phosphate synthase — translation MNHDFINYLITDPKYYSDNPELFRKNLTKVLKQKQVNMACFRDKESNNYEELAKIFVNVCKENNINKILLNSNYNLSYKLKAHGVHLTSSQFDKIKEAKKLDLYTVISCHTFKDLDMAMQFHANAVTYSPIFRTPNKGEPKGISNLKEIVNLYEDLNIIALGGIISKEQIEEIKKSKAYGFASIRYFI, via the coding sequence ATGAATCATGATTTTATTAATTATTTAATAACCGATCCAAAATACTACTCTGACAATCCCGAACTTTTTAGAAAAAATTTAACTAAAGTCTTAAAACAAAAACAAGTTAATATGGCGTGTTTTAGAGATAAAGAATCAAACAATTATGAAGAGTTGGCAAAGATTTTTGTTAATGTTTGCAAAGAGAATAATATAAATAAAATTTTATTAAACAGCAACTATAATCTAAGTTATAAACTTAAAGCCCACGGTGTACATCTGACCTCATCACAATTTGATAAAATAAAAGAGGCTAAAAAGTTGGACCTTTATACAGTTATATCCTGCCACACTTTTAAGGACTTGGATATGGCTATGCAATTTCATGCAAACGCAGTTACATACTCACCTATATTTAGAACTCCTAATAAAGGAGAACCAAAAGGAATAAGCAATCTAAAAGAGATTGTAAACCTCTATGAAGATCTTAATATTATTGCTTTGGGAGGGATAATATCAAAAGAGCAGATTGAAGAGATAAAAAAGAGCAAAGCTTACGGTTTTGCCTCTATTAGATATTTTATATAA
- a CDS encoding F0F1 ATP synthase subunit A yields the protein MEERVFTFLGAIGGHGQEWLILSHFVLVIGIIFLLARAATRKMQLVPTGSQNLLETFIGGVISMGADTMGEENARRYLPLIGSLALVIFFSNMIGIIPGFESPTANINFTLSLALIVFVYYNYLGIKKNGFINYFKHFMGPMPVLAPLMFPIEIISHLSRIISLSFRLFGSIKGDDMFTLVLLMLVPWLLPMAGFFMLTAFGFLQAFIFSILTYVYIAGSIMMEEEDH from the coding sequence TTATCACACTTTGTTTTAGTTATCGGGATAATATTCCTATTAGCTAGAGCTGCAACAAGAAAGATGCAACTGGTTCCAACCGGTTCACAAAATCTATTAGAAACATTTATCGGTGGAGTTATCAGTATGGGAGCTGATACAATGGGAGAAGAGAATGCTAGAAGATATTTACCTCTAATCGGTTCATTAGCATTAGTTATTTTCTTTAGTAATATGATTGGTATTATTCCTGGTTTTGAATCACCTACTGCAAATATCAACTTTACGTTAAGTTTAGCTCTTATTGTATTTGTATATTATAACTACTTAGGTATCAAAAAAAATGGTTTTATCAACTATTTTAAACATTTTATGGGACCAATGCCTGTATTAGCACCTTTAATGTTCCCTATCGAAATTATTTCACACTTATCAAGAATAATTTCATTATCATTCAGACTTTTTGGTTCAATCAAAGGGGATGATATGTTTACACTTGTACTTTTAATGTTAGTACCTTGGTTATTACCTATGGCAGGTTTCTTTATGCTTACTGCATTTGGATTCTTACAAGCATTTATTTTCAGTATTTTAACATATGTTTATATTGCCGGTTCAATTATGATGGAAGAAGAAGATCACTAG